In the Muricauda sp. MAR_2010_75 genome, one interval contains:
- a CDS encoding DUF5686 family protein, with protein MKRFLAVFFFLSFLALSAQTKVGGIVLDESGEPVAFANIIFKNSSEGTITNDNGRFYLESDETYEAVTVSFIGYETMEVTLPQKVNYGLEIVLTESMEQLKEVVVYTGKQSKKDNPAIDILRKIWEKKRENGVRMFRQYEYDKYEKIEFDLNTIDSALIQSKLFKGLEFMFEDLDTSRVTGKTYLPFFLNENFSRVYGDNTINKEKEDVLGNKSSGFEGNQAITAFVEDLYTDYNIYDNYLRFFDKSFTSPLSKTGIDTYNYVLSDSTFIDNKWCYNIIYYPRRKNELTFKGDFWVNDSTFAIKKINMQVTKSANINWVKEIYIEQDFDVVNDSVFLLKRDYMLSDFAFSKKEKSRGVYGKRTTVFDNYKFNTNHPEEFYKSESDPYDPRVFARDSTFWKNARLETLNDDESGIFKLLDTLKTVPKFRTYYDIVSILGSGYVEIDKWNLDIGDIYSTFGYNDAEGIRLRGGARTYFGQNDPWRLEGYMAYGFDDQKFKHGFSGKFLLDRKTRLIVSGGNRRDIEQLGLSLTSTNDVLGRSIASSSLVTVGSNNRLTNINLSTLNFEMEPAKNFRISLGGSFRTLSSALPDAFSLDYVDLESPTGISSEVRQFDLNTTLIYTPGRRTIGYGVERVNINDDHSTLVLNYTKGINGFLESDFDYERIQFSYRQPWQVGGFGRLTSSVELGKTFGAVPLSLLSVIPGNQTLFSLYNAFPNLDFYEFVTDTYATVHLEHNFNGRLFSRIPVLRNFNLREIVGLRGAWGQLSDENKALSAPSNIPLMAPEDQIYWEYSFGVGNIFKIFRIDFNFRGNYLDNPDARPFGITGTFGFNF; from the coding sequence ATGAAGAGATTCCTTGCCGTATTCTTTTTCCTGTCTTTTTTGGCTCTTTCTGCCCAAACCAAGGTTGGAGGCATTGTTTTGGATGAATCGGGCGAGCCCGTTGCCTTTGCCAATATCATTTTTAAAAACTCATCTGAAGGTACGATCACCAACGATAACGGACGTTTTTATCTGGAATCCGATGAGACATACGAAGCTGTTACCGTTTCCTTTATAGGCTATGAGACCATGGAAGTGACCTTACCTCAAAAAGTAAACTACGGTCTGGAAATAGTGCTGACCGAATCCATGGAGCAATTAAAGGAAGTGGTGGTGTATACGGGAAAACAATCCAAAAAGGACAATCCGGCCATAGATATTCTCCGGAAAATTTGGGAAAAAAAGCGGGAGAACGGGGTTCGGATGTTCAGACAATATGAGTATGACAAATACGAAAAAATAGAGTTTGACCTCAATACCATTGACAGTGCCCTAATTCAAAGTAAGTTGTTCAAAGGACTGGAATTTATGTTCGAGGATTTGGATACCTCCCGGGTTACCGGAAAAACCTACCTGCCTTTTTTCTTGAACGAGAACTTTTCCAGAGTCTATGGTGATAACACCATAAACAAGGAAAAAGAAGATGTATTAGGGAACAAGAGTTCCGGTTTCGAAGGCAACCAGGCCATAACCGCTTTTGTGGAAGACCTCTATACAGATTACAATATTTACGACAACTACCTACGGTTTTTTGATAAAAGCTTTACCAGTCCACTGTCCAAAACCGGGATCGACACCTATAACTATGTACTTTCGGATAGTACTTTCATTGATAATAAATGGTGTTATAACATCATCTATTACCCCAGACGAAAGAACGAACTTACCTTTAAAGGGGATTTTTGGGTAAACGATTCCACCTTTGCGATCAAGAAGATAAATATGCAGGTCACCAAAAGTGCCAACATCAACTGGGTAAAGGAGATCTATATTGAACAGGATTTTGATGTGGTGAATGATTCGGTTTTTCTATTGAAAAGAGATTACATGCTGAGCGATTTTGCCTTTTCCAAAAAGGAAAAATCACGTGGAGTGTATGGAAAACGAACTACGGTCTTCGATAATTACAAGTTCAATACCAACCATCCCGAAGAGTTTTACAAGTCGGAATCGGACCCCTATGACCCAAGGGTCTTTGCACGGGACAGCACCTTTTGGAAAAATGCCCGATTGGAAACCCTTAATGATGATGAATCTGGGATTTTTAAACTGCTTGATACCCTAAAAACCGTACCCAAGTTCCGGACCTATTATGACATTGTGAGTATTTTGGGTTCGGGCTATGTTGAAATAGACAAGTGGAACCTGGACATTGGGGATATTTATAGCACATTTGGTTACAATGATGCCGAAGGAATTCGGCTTAGGGGAGGAGCCCGGACCTATTTTGGTCAGAACGATCCTTGGCGCTTGGAGGGTTATATGGCCTATGGATTTGATGATCAAAAGTTTAAGCACGGGTTTTCAGGGAAATTTCTGCTGGATAGAAAAACCCGTCTTATTGTCTCTGGCGGAAACCGGAGGGACATTGAACAATTGGGACTTAGTCTGACCAGTACCAATGATGTTTTGGGACGAAGTATTGCTTCCTCTTCATTGGTAACGGTGGGTTCGAACAATCGTTTGACCAATATTAATCTGTCTACCCTTAACTTTGAGATGGAACCGGCCAAGAATTTTAGGATCAGTTTGGGAGGGTCATTCCGAACATTGAGTTCGGCCTTGCCCGATGCGTTCAGTTTGGATTATGTTGATTTGGAATCCCCTACCGGGATATCATCAGAAGTAAGGCAATTTGACCTCAATACAACGCTGATTTATACACCGGGCAGGCGAACTATTGGCTATGGGGTGGAACGGGTGAATATAAACGACGACCACAGCACGCTAGTGCTCAACTATACCAAAGGTATCAACGGTTTTTTGGAAAGTGATTTTGATTACGAGCGAATCCAGTTTTCATACCGACAACCATGGCAGGTAGGCGGTTTTGGACGACTTACCAGTAGCGTGGAATTGGGCAAGACTTTTGGGGCGGTACCACTTTCTCTTTTGAGTGTAATTCCCGGGAACCAGACTCTGTTTTCGTTGTACAATGCCTTCCCCAATTTAGATTTTTATGAGTTCGTGACAGATACGTATGCCACCGTACACTTGGAGCATAACTTTAATGGAAGGCTGTTTTCAAGGATTCCAGTGCTCCGTAACTTCAACCTTAGGGAAATTGTGGGATTACGTGGAGCCTGGGGGCAGCTCTCCGATGAAAATAAAGCCCTTAGTGCACCTAGCAATATCCCTCTTATGGCGCCAGAAGATCAAATTTATTGGGAGTATTCCTTCGGAGTGGGCAATATCTTCAAGATTTTTAGAATCGATTTCAATTTTAGGGGAAACTACTTGGATAACCCAGATGCCCGACCATTTGGGATTACAGGAACCTTCGGATTTAATTTTTAA
- a CDS encoding inorganic diphosphatase produces MSKKEPLTFDVLIEIPKGSRNKYEYDFTLHKIRFDRTLFSSMMYPGDYGFIPETLALDGDPLDVLVLCTEPTYPMVVAEVKPVGVFHMTDEKGPDEKLICVPVSDPIWSKRDDISELNPHRLKEIEHFFQVYKDLEKKKVDTGGWGDVNEAIAIYHECVKRYEESEHKKKRTYTI; encoded by the coding sequence ATGTCCAAAAAAGAACCTCTTACTTTTGATGTATTGATTGAAATTCCAAAAGGTAGCCGAAACAAATACGAATACGATTTTACACTACATAAGATCAGGTTTGATCGTACCCTCTTTTCTTCCATGATGTATCCCGGTGATTATGGCTTTATTCCAGAAACACTCGCATTGGATGGGGATCCGTTGGATGTTTTGGTCCTATGTACCGAGCCAACCTATCCTATGGTGGTTGCCGAGGTGAAGCCCGTGGGGGTCTTCCACATGACTGATGAAAAAGGGCCAGACGAAAAATTGATTTGTGTGCCCGTTTCGGACCCCATTTGGAGCAAAAGGGATGATATTAGTGAACTCAACCCACACAGATTAAAGGAAATAGAGCACTTTTTTCAAGTGTACAAAGACTTGGAAAAAAAGAAGGTCGATACCGGCGGTTGGGGCGATGTCAATGAAGCCATAGCCATTTATCACGAATGTGTGAAACGCTATGAGGAAAGTGAGCACAAAAAGAAACGAACCTATACCATATAG